One stretch of Fictibacillus sp. b24 DNA includes these proteins:
- a CDS encoding DUF2642 domain-containing protein has protein sequence MKDFRRAAKRLLERQVVVDTANQSYEGRLRAVERDYITLCVMSCDQKYSDQIIIRIAEIVALSTL, from the coding sequence GTGAAGGACTTCAGAAGAGCTGCAAAACGTCTTTTGGAGAGACAGGTCGTGGTGGATACAGCGAATCAATCTTACGAAGGCAGACTAAGAGCAGTTGAAAGAGACTATATTACGTTATGTGTAATGAGCTGTGATCAAAAATATAGTGACCAGATTATTATTCGCATTGCAGAAATTGTTGCCTTATCCACCCTTTAA